In one Bos mutus isolate GX-2022 chromosome 19, NWIPB_WYAK_1.1, whole genome shotgun sequence genomic region, the following are encoded:
- the TEFM gene encoding transcription elongation factor, mitochondrial, translating into MTVPSLLLAGGRWRCFPLPLASSLFRALHNSCCRKESTAPKKIIPHIDFSDETAKESGKTLDKLFSSEQQASILHVLNTASNKELEAFKLLRGKKSFNIVEHRKKFGPFQNLESLMNVPLFQYKITIQVCNSILNPETGGKKKKLQESRLLRKLIKPEIGRERVKAVNSIVSIVSGTRRIAWAHLDRKLAVLDWQQTEYCQLMKGSYLSSVYLEEISSIISKMPKADFYVLEKAGPSFQNPSLFPVLLHFHMTEAMLYALLNTTFAQDGHHQVLSMNRNAVGKHFELMIGDTRTSGKEVVKQLLSESVLKDEPRVFFPPEKIVRYRQMFSSTEHNRVEELYDSLLQAIAFYELAVFNTES; encoded by the exons ATGACCGTCCCTAGTCTCCTCTTGGCTGGAG ggAGATGGAGATGTTTTCCACTTCCATTAGCGTCATCCTTATTCCGGGCCCTACATAATTCCTGCTGTCGGAAAGAATCCACTGCACCAAAGAAAATCATTCCCCATATTGATTTTTCTGATGAGACTGCAAAGGAGTCTGGAAAGACACTTGACAAGCTCTTTTCTTCAGAACAGCAGGCTTCCATCTTGCATGTGTTGAATACAGCATCTAATAAAGAACTTGAAGCTTTCAAATTGCTTCGTGGAAAAAAGTCCTTCAATATTGTAGAACACAGAAAAAAGTTTGGACCATTTCAGAATTTGGAGAGTTTAATGAATGTGCCCTTGTTCCAGTATAAAATCACCATTCAAGTTTGTAACTCCATTCTTAATCCAGagactggagggaaaaaaaagaagttacaggAAAGTCGGCTCTTGAGAAAGCTCATCAAACCAGAAATAGGAAGAGAGAGAGTTAAG GCAGTTAATAGTATTGTATCCATTGTTTCTGGTACTCGAAGAATTGCCTGGGCTCACCTCGATCGTAAATTGGCAGTGCTGGATTGGCAGCAAACTGAATATTGCCAATTGATGAAAGGATCATACCTATCATCTGTCTATTTAGAAGAG ATTTCTTCAATCATTTCAAAGATGCCTAAAGCTGACTTCTATGTTCTGGAAAAAGCAGGACCTTCATTTCAGAACCCGTCTCTGTTTCCTGTGCTGTTACATTTTCATATGACAGAAGCCATGCTGTACGCCTTACTGAATACAACGTTTGCCCAGGATGGTCATCATCAGGTGCTGAGCATGAATCGAAATGCAGTGGGGAAGCATTTTGAGCTGATGATTGGGGACACACGGACTAGTGGAAAAGAGGTGGTGAAGCAGCTCCTCTCAGAGTCTGTACTGAAAGATGAGCCTCGGGTATTCTTCCCACCAGAGAAGATAGTCCGCTACAGACAGATGTTTTCATCTACTGAACACAACAGAGTGGAGGAGTTATATGATTCATTATTACAAGCTATTGCCTTCTATGAACTGGCTGTTTTTAATACTGAATCTTAA